Proteins from a genomic interval of Tiliqua scincoides isolate rTilSci1 chromosome 11, rTilSci1.hap2, whole genome shotgun sequence:
- the TMEM230 gene encoding transmembrane protein 230 gives MPSRTNLAASIPSSKVKYSKLASTDEGYIDLQFKKSPPKIPYKAIALATVLFLIGTLLIVIGALLLAGYISKGGTDRAIPVLIIGILVFLPGFYHLRIAYFASKGYRGYSYDDIPDFDD, from the exons ATGCCGTCCCGGACAAATCTCGCAGCTTCGATCCCCAGCAGCAAAGTGAAATACTCCAAGCTTGCCAGCACAGATGAGGGCTACATTGACCTGCAG TTCAAGAAGAGCCCCCCCAAGATCCCCTACAAGGCGATTGCGCTGGCCACTGTCCTCTTCCTGATTGGCACCCTTCTCATTGTCATTGGCGCCCTCCTCCTCGCAGGATACATCAGCAAAGGA GGAACGGATCGGGCAATCCCAGTCTTGATCATCGGCATTCTGGTCTTCCTCCCTGGCTTCTATCACCTGCGCATTGCCTATTTCGCCTCCAAGGGCTACAGGGGCTATTCCTACGACGACATCCCCGATTTTGATGACTAA
- the PCNA gene encoding proliferating cell nuclear antigen, whose translation MFEARLIQGAVLKKVLEALKDLITEACWDLGSGGVSLQSMDSSHVSLVQLTLRSEGFDTYRCDRNIAMGVNLTSMSKILKCAGNEDIITLRAEDNADTLVLVFESPNQEKVSDYEMKLMDLDVEQLGIPEQEYSCVVKMPSGEFARICRDLSHIGDAVVISCAKDGVKFSANGELGSGNIKLSQTSDVDKEEEAVIIEMNEPVQLTFALRYLNFFTKATPLSATVTLSMSADVPLVVEYKIADMGHLKYYLAPKIEDQEES comes from the exons ATGTTTGAGGCGCGGCTGATCCAGGGCGCGGTGCTGAAGAAGGTGCTGGAGGCGCTGAAGGACCTGATCACGGAGGCCTGCTGGGACCTGGGCTCGGGCGGCGTCAGCCTGCAGAGCATGGACTCCTCGCACGTGTCGCTCGTGCAGCTCACGCTGCGCTCCGAGGGCTTCGACACCTACCGCTGCGACCGCAACATCGCCATGGGCGTCAACCTCACCAG TATGTCCAAAATACTGAAGTGTGCAGGCAATGAAGACATCATCACCCTGAGAGCAGAGGACAATGCAGATACCCTGGTGCTGGTGTTTGAAAGCCCAA ATCAGGAGAAGGTCTCAGACTATGAAATGAAATTGATGGACTTGGACGTAGAACAGCTTGGAATTCCA GAGCAAGAATACAGCTGTGTGGTGAAAATGCCCTCAGGTGAATTTGCACGTATCTGCCGAGATCTTAGTCACATTGGAGATGCTGTTGTGATTTCTTGTGCTAAAGATGGTGTCAAATTTTCTGCCAACGGGGAGCTCGGAAGTGGAAATATCAAACTGTCGCAGACCAGTGATGTTGATAAGGAAGAGGAGGCT GTTATAATTGAGATGAATGAGCCAGTCCAGTTGACGTTTGCTTTGAGGTACTTGAATTTCTTCACCAAGGCCACACCACTGTCTGCCACAGTTACACTCAGCATGTCTGCAGATGTTCCACTGG TGGTGGAATACAAGATAGCAGACATGGGACATTTGAAATACTACTTGGCTCCCAAGATTGAAGATCAAGAAGAGTCTTAA